The Oryzias melastigma strain HK-1 linkage group LG6, ASM292280v2, whole genome shotgun sequence genome includes a window with the following:
- the wu:fa25f02 gene encoding putative protein TPRXL isoform X2 — translation MSLCSSKLPVMCVLLLCLLLLPFTASVPAPPVGAPQLSTPLSLSTTCKNASICKNGSTDGSSQTGSGGSNGSSTLNINRTSDNLPPSSSHKSANVSSKFTSTAPPKRNTEGPLPPPEPKPATSTKNDPVHLGTPTSTPAVKLTPSTKPPSSAQASSAPPSSAPPPKAPPSTALPSTAPPSSAPPSTAPPSTAPPSSAPRPKAPPSSAPPSSAPPSSAPQPKAPPSSAPQPKAPPSSVPPFSAPPPKAPPSTALPSTAPPSKAPPSTAPPSTAPPSTAPPSKAPTSSAPQSTIPPPATPRATPAATVTTPFPLRQSTTAAESHLKPVSSVAGISVVEAALTRQLVDTASLLAVLLFGLLFFLVTVAVFVTQAYESYRRKDYTQVDYLINGMYTDSGV, via the exons ATGTCACTGTGTTCCTCAAAGCTTCCAGTGATGTGTGTTCTCCTCCTCTGCCTGCTGCTGCTCCCCTTCACCGCCTCAGTCCCAGCGCCCCCTGTGGGAGCTCCACAGCTCAGCACTCCACTGAGCCTCTCCACGACCT GTAAGAATGCTTCAATCTGTAAGAATGGATCGACGGATGGTTCGTCACAAACCGGTTCCGGTGGTTCTAATGGGAGTTCAACCCTAAACATCAACAGAACATCAGACAATCTGCCCCCCTCTTCATCCCATAAGTCTGCCAATGTCAGCTCCAAGTTCACATCTACAGCCCCGCCAAAACGAAACACTGAAGGACCTTTGCCACCCCCGGAGCCTAAACCTGCAACCTCCACAAAGAATGATCCTGTGCACCTTGGCACACCAACATCAACACCAGCCGTCAAGCTGACACCATCCACCAAACCACCGTCTTCAGCACAGGCATCTTCTGCACCACCGTCTTCAGCGCCACCGCCTAAAGCGCCACCGTCTACAGCGCTACCGTCTACAGCGCCACCGTCTTCAGCACCACCGTCTACAGCACCACCGTCTACAGCGCCACCGTCTTCAGCACCACGGCCTAAAGCACCACCGTCTTCAGCGCCACCGTCTTCAGCGCCACCGTCTTCAGCACCACAGCCTAAAGCGCCACCGTCTTCAGCACCACAGCCTAAAGCACCACCGTCTTCAGTACCACCGTTTTCAGCGCCACCGCCTAAAGCGCCACCGTCTACAGCGCTACCGTCTACAGCGCCACCGTCTAAAGCGCCACCGTCTACAGCGCCACCATCTACAGCGCCACCATCTACAGCGCCACCATCTAAAGCGCCAACGTCTTCTGCACCACAGTCTACCATACCACCACCAGCAACGCCCAGAGCAACCCCTGCTGCTACAGTAACCACTCCATTTCCGTTGCGCCAGTCCACCACTGCTGCTGAAAGCCACTTGAAGCCCGTTTCCTCTGTAGCAGGCATCTCGGTGGTAGAAGCAGCTCTGACCCGGCAGCTGGTGGATACAGCCTCCTTGCTGGCCGTTCTTCTGTTTGGCCTTCTGTTCTTCTTGGTCACGGTGGCGGTTTTTGTCACACAGGCGTACGAGAGCTACAGAAGGAAGGACTACACCCAGGTGGACTATCTGATCAACGGCATGTACACGGACTCTGGGGTGTGA